One genomic segment of Amycolatopsis sp. Hca4 includes these proteins:
- a CDS encoding acyl carrier protein, giving the protein MVLSHPDPDGIEPDRQFRDLGFDSLTAVEFRNRLGAAADLKLPASLVFDRPTPAELADHLLGLLAPAEADNAEAVLAELDRLQERLAGLAADEVLHQKVAGRLDVLKTRWSGRRSAEAEAPDYDTASDDELFSLLDQQLGH; this is encoded by the coding sequence ATGGTGCTCAGCCACCCCGACCCGGACGGCATCGAGCCGGACCGGCAGTTCCGTGACCTCGGCTTCGACTCGCTGACCGCGGTCGAGTTCCGGAACCGGCTGGGCGCCGCCGCCGACCTGAAACTGCCGGCCTCGCTGGTGTTCGACCGGCCCACCCCGGCCGAGCTGGCCGACCACCTGCTCGGCCTGCTGGCCCCGGCCGAAGCGGACAACGCGGAAGCGGTGCTCGCCGAGCTGGACCGGCTGCAGGAGCGGCTGGCCGGCCTGGCCGCCGACGAGGTCCTGCACCAGAAGGTCGCCGGCCGCTTGGACGTGCTCAAGACCCGCTGGTCCGGCCGCCGATCGGCGGAAGCCGAAGCACCGGACTACGACACGGCGTCCGACGACGAGTTGTTTTCCCTGCTGGACCAGCAGCTCGGCCACTGA
- a CDS encoding ABC transporter ATP-binding protein: MSGGEAGGPRGTTRRLFGLLKPYRGQAALVLGAGTVSILMNVFGPLLLGKATNLIFGGLISARLEPGPSRDEAVARLHAEGKDALATGLGAADVVPGEGIDFRKIGLLLAAVAALYFAGTVFSLLQERLAATVVQKVVLRLRGDVMAKLSRLPLRYFDEHPRGELLSRVTNDIDNIQNTLQRTLSKLVTATMSALGSLILMFAISPLLACVLLVVLPMAGVVAARIGKKAQPQFVEQWTATGALNAHIEEMYSGHALITVFGRQEQAARVFDEHNEAVRRATGKANALSGVIEPSTNLVTDLVYILVAVVGALRVAAGALSLGDVQAFIQYTAYFGGQAAQIGSITGDLQSGVASAKRVFELLDADELAAVERPSRPPARVRGRIDFEHVSFRYEPDSPLIDDLSFSVLPGQTVAIVGPTGAGKTTLGNLLMRFYEPDGGRIRLDGVDIATMTREDVRRQTALVLQDTWLFDGTVAENIRYGNPDATPADVRRAAEATRVDHLVSTLPDGYETVLGETGGISAGERQLIAITRAFLADPAILILDEATSSVDTRSEVLIQRAMQSLRENRTGFVIAHRLSTIRHADLILVMDAGRIVERGTHLELMAAQGAYARLHAAQFAGPVAAS; the protein is encoded by the coding sequence GTGAGCGGCGGCGAGGCAGGCGGCCCCCGGGGAACGACCCGCCGGTTGTTCGGGTTGCTCAAGCCGTACCGCGGCCAGGCAGCTCTGGTCCTTGGCGCCGGAACCGTGTCCATCCTGATGAACGTGTTCGGACCGTTGCTGCTGGGCAAGGCGACCAACCTGATCTTCGGCGGCCTGATCAGCGCCCGGCTGGAGCCCGGCCCGAGCCGGGACGAGGCCGTGGCCCGGCTGCACGCCGAAGGCAAGGACGCCCTGGCCACCGGGCTCGGCGCGGCCGACGTCGTGCCGGGCGAGGGCATCGACTTCCGGAAGATCGGCCTGCTGCTGGCGGCGGTCGCGGCGCTCTACTTCGCGGGCACCGTCTTTTCCCTGCTGCAGGAGCGGCTGGCCGCCACCGTGGTGCAGAAGGTGGTGCTGCGGCTGCGCGGGGACGTCATGGCCAAGCTGTCCCGGCTGCCGCTGCGATACTTCGACGAACACCCCCGCGGCGAGCTGCTCAGCCGGGTCACCAACGACATCGACAACATCCAGAACACGTTGCAGCGCACCCTGAGCAAGCTGGTCACCGCCACGATGTCCGCGCTTGGCTCGCTCATCCTCATGTTCGCCATCTCGCCGCTGCTGGCCTGCGTGCTGCTGGTGGTGCTGCCGATGGCGGGGGTGGTCGCGGCCCGGATCGGCAAGAAGGCCCAGCCGCAGTTCGTCGAGCAGTGGACCGCCACCGGTGCGCTGAACGCGCACATCGAGGAGATGTACAGCGGGCACGCCCTGATCACCGTGTTCGGCCGGCAGGAGCAGGCCGCGCGGGTCTTCGACGAGCACAACGAGGCCGTGCGACGGGCCACCGGCAAGGCCAACGCCCTGTCCGGCGTCATCGAGCCGAGCACGAACCTGGTCACCGACCTGGTGTACATCCTGGTGGCGGTGGTCGGCGCGCTGCGCGTGGCCGCCGGGGCGCTGTCGCTCGGCGACGTGCAGGCGTTCATCCAGTACACGGCGTACTTCGGCGGGCAGGCCGCCCAGATCGGCAGCATCACCGGCGACCTGCAGTCCGGCGTCGCCTCCGCGAAGCGCGTGTTCGAGCTGCTGGACGCGGACGAACTGGCCGCCGTGGAGCGTCCTTCGCGGCCACCGGCCCGGGTGCGCGGCCGGATCGACTTCGAGCACGTGAGCTTCCGGTACGAACCGGACTCACCGCTGATCGACGACCTGTCCTTCAGCGTCCTGCCCGGGCAGACGGTGGCGATCGTCGGGCCGACCGGAGCGGGCAAGACGACCCTGGGCAACCTGCTGATGCGCTTCTACGAGCCCGACGGCGGCCGCATCCGGCTCGACGGCGTGGACATCGCCACGATGACCCGCGAGGACGTGCGCCGGCAGACCGCGCTGGTGCTGCAGGACACGTGGCTCTTCGACGGCACCGTCGCGGAGAACATCAGGTACGGCAACCCGGACGCCACCCCGGCGGACGTCCGCCGCGCGGCCGAGGCGACCCGGGTCGACCACCTGGTGAGCACCCTGCCGGACGGCTACGAGACGGTCCTCGGCGAAACCGGCGGGATCAGCGCGGGCGAACGCCAGCTGATCGCCATCACCCGCGCGTTCCTGGCCGACCCGGCGATCCTGATCCTCGACGAGGCGACCAGTTCGGTCGACACCCGCAGCGAGGTGCTGATCCAGCGGGCGATGCAGTCGCTGCGCGAGAACCGCACCGGTTTCGTGATCGCCCACCGGCTCTCCACGATCCGCCACGCGGACCTGATCCTGGTGATGGACGCGGGCCGCATCGTCGAGCGCGGCACGCACCTCGAGCTGATGGCCGCCCAGGGCGCCTACGCCCGCCTTCACGCCGCCCAGTTCGCCGGTCCGGTCGCGGCTTCCTGA
- a CDS encoding ABC transporter ATP-binding protein, with protein sequence MAQNAEAAGEHGDERGVRPRRKAPPVLRALLRDRLRPYRGRILVQAGLQFAQTVGMLLLPTLNAAIVNQGIVAGDTGAILRLGAIMIAVSLAQLATAIVAELMAAHTAADVGRDLRSLVFRKVQAFSPYQVARFGTPSLTNRTLNDVQQLQTLVISTLTSLLTAPIICVTSLVMAVRQDPPLSVLTVLTIPVTALVVLVMLARLSPLYERIQASLDRLNRILREQISGVRVIRAFVRDDHEKQRFGEANRGMFTASVRAGRLGATLFPVVVLISNVFSIALVWFGGRRIAGGGMPVGALSAFLGYQVQMLTALVIALYVLLTVPRARVSARRVHEVLATEPELTAPARPVTPPSRRGHLELREVEYRHPGAQEAFLSGVSLSAEPGRTTALVGSTGSGKTTLLNLVLRLADVTAGSVTIDGVDVRQLAPDRLAATVGLVPQTPYLFTGTVAENLRYGDPDATDAQLWHALETAQAADFVRKMPGRLAAPIGPGGSTVSGGQRQRLAIARTLLRRPAIYLFDDCFSALDYATRARLRAALAVETAGSAVVTVAQEVRLVEDADTVVVLDQGRVAGSGTHRELLRDNEVYREIAGSQPSGEPARELKQEAV encoded by the coding sequence CGGCGAGCATGGAGACGAGCGCGGAGTTCGCCCGCGCCGGAAAGCACCACCGGTCCTGCGGGCGCTGCTGCGCGACCGGCTGCGTCCCTACCGCGGCCGCATCCTGGTCCAGGCCGGGCTCCAGTTCGCGCAAACCGTCGGCATGCTGCTGCTGCCGACGCTGAACGCCGCCATCGTGAACCAGGGCATCGTCGCCGGCGACACCGGGGCGATCCTGCGGCTGGGCGCCATCATGATCGCCGTTTCGCTGGCCCAGCTGGCCACCGCGATCGTCGCCGAGCTGATGGCCGCGCACACCGCCGCCGACGTCGGCCGCGACCTGCGCTCCCTCGTTTTCCGGAAGGTACAGGCGTTTTCCCCGTACCAGGTGGCGCGGTTCGGCACGCCCTCGCTGACCAACCGCACGCTCAACGACGTGCAGCAGCTGCAGACGCTGGTGATCTCCACCCTGACCTCGCTGCTGACCGCGCCCATCATCTGCGTCACCAGCCTCGTCATGGCCGTGCGGCAGGATCCGCCGTTGTCGGTGCTGACCGTGCTGACGATCCCGGTCACCGCGCTCGTGGTGCTGGTCATGCTGGCCCGGCTGAGCCCGCTGTACGAACGGATCCAGGCCTCGCTGGACCGGCTCAACCGGATCCTGCGCGAACAGATCTCCGGGGTGCGGGTGATCCGCGCGTTCGTCCGGGACGACCACGAGAAGCAGCGCTTCGGCGAGGCCAACCGCGGCATGTTCACGGCCTCGGTGCGCGCCGGGCGGCTCGGCGCCACGCTGTTCCCGGTCGTGGTGCTGATCAGCAACGTGTTCTCGATCGCGCTGGTGTGGTTCGGCGGCAGGCGGATCGCCGGCGGCGGGATGCCGGTCGGCGCGCTCAGCGCGTTCCTCGGCTACCAGGTGCAGATGCTGACGGCGCTGGTCATCGCGTTGTACGTACTGCTGACCGTGCCGCGCGCGCGGGTGTCGGCGCGGCGCGTCCACGAGGTGCTGGCCACCGAGCCCGAGCTGACCGCACCCGCGCGGCCGGTCACTCCCCCGAGCCGCCGCGGCCACCTGGAGCTGCGCGAGGTGGAGTACCGCCACCCCGGCGCCCAGGAGGCGTTCCTCTCCGGCGTGAGCCTTTCGGCCGAGCCCGGCCGCACCACGGCCCTGGTCGGCAGCACCGGCAGCGGCAAGACCACCCTGCTGAACCTGGTGCTGCGGCTGGCCGACGTGACCGCCGGCTCGGTGACGATCGACGGCGTCGACGTCCGGCAGCTCGCCCCCGATCGGCTGGCCGCGACGGTCGGCCTGGTGCCGCAGACGCCGTACCTGTTCACCGGCACGGTGGCCGAGAACCTGCGCTACGGCGATCCGGACGCGACCGACGCACAGCTGTGGCACGCCCTGGAGACCGCGCAGGCCGCCGACTTCGTGCGGAAGATGCCGGGCCGGCTGGCCGCGCCGATCGGGCCGGGCGGCAGCACGGTCTCCGGGGGCCAGCGGCAGCGGCTGGCGATCGCGCGCACCCTGCTGCGGCGACCGGCAATCTACCTGTTCGACGACTGCTTTTCCGCGCTGGACTACGCGACCCGCGCCCGGTTGCGGGCGGCGCTCGCCGTCGAGACGGCGGGATCGGCCGTGGTCACCGTGGCGCAGGAGGTGCGCCTGGTCGAGGACGCGGACACCGTCGTCGTGCTGGACCAGGGCCGGGTGGCCGGCTCCGGCACCCATCGGGAACTGTTGCGCGACAACGAGGTCTACCGGGAGATCGCCGGCTCGCAGCCAAGCGGCGAGCCGGCGCGGGAGCTGAAGCAGGAGGCGGTGTGA